The genomic DNA GCTGGCTGTTGTCCTAGGACGGCAGCCAGCTTGTGGTGTGCCAAGACCTCACCCAATCAACATTTTTCCTAGTTCTTTCAAGGAGCCTCGTGGTAGCAGAAGCATTTTTAGTCTCGGGTAAGCGCACTCCGGTGGGCCGACACAGCGGCGCGCTGAGCTCAGTTCGGCCAGATGACATGGCAGCCCTGACCATCAAAGCCGTCCTCGAAGACACCGGGATCGACCCGGCCGATGTCGATGAAGTCCTGCTGGGCAACGCCAACGGTGCCGGCGAAGAAAACCGCAACGTCGCACGCATGGCATGGCTCTTGGCCGGCGGCGACCAATCTGTACCCGCGATGACCATCAACCGGCTGTGCGCCTCGGGGATGTCCGCTATTGAAACCGCATCACGCATGGTCGCCACCGGAGATGCCGACATCGTCATCGCCGGCGGTGTCGAATCCATGTCGCGTGCTCCATGGGTCTTAGAAAAACCAACTCGCGCATTCGGCCAGCCTGGTCAAATGTTTGACTCTGCGCTGGGCTGGCGCTTCGTCAACCCCCGGTTCGAACACGGTGATCTGTCGCGTAACGGCAAGATGACCTACTCGATGACCGAAACTGCCCAAGAAGTCGCCAACGTCGACGGCATCACCCGCGAAGAAGCTGACGAATTCGCGGTGAACTCCCAGGCCAAAGCGGTCGCGGCCCAAGAAGCCGGTTGCTTCGATGCCGAAATCGTGCCAGTAGAAATCAAAGACCGCAAAGGCAACGTCACCGTTGTCTCTCAAGACGAGGGCCCGCGTCCGGGTACCACCGTCGAATCACTGGCGAAACTGCGTCCGGTCACCGGACTGGGGGACGTCGTCACCGCCGGGAACTCCTCGAGCCTCAACGACGGAGCATCAGCCATCGTTGTTGCCTCCCAGGCGGCCATCGATAAGTACAACCTCACCCCGCGGGCACGCATTGTTGCCGGTGGGTCGGCTGGGCTCGCCCCAGAAGTCATGGGTCTAGGGCCGGTCTCAGCAACCGAAAAGGTGCTGGCCAAAGCCGGCTGGTCCGTGGATGATCTGGATGCGGCCGAAATCAACGAAGCTTTTGCCACCCAGTCGTTGGCATCGATTCGTCGTCTCGGTCTGAACCCTGACATCGTCAACACCTGGGGCGGGGCTATTGCCCTGGGCCACCCACTGGGCTCTTCGGGTGCGCGCATCGTGATCACCCTGCTGTCCCGTATGGAAGCCGAGCAGCAATCCCGTGGTCTGGCTACTATGTGTATCGGTGTCGGTCAGGGTTCGGCCATGCTGGTCGAACGCGTCTAAGTACACCACCACATATTTCTTAGGAGCAACATGGCAGACACTAGCCTCCCATCAACTGTTGGCGTGCTCGGCGGGGGTCGTATGGGCGCCGGTATTGCCCACGCGTTTCTCACCTCGGGCTCACAGGTCGTTGTCGTAGAACGCGATACCGAATCAGCGACCGCAGCCCGCGACCGCATCCTGCGCGACGTCTCAGGCTCGGTCGAGCGCGGCAAAGTCGACGGCACCGTAGACGAGCTCGCCGCCAACCTGTCGGTCACGACCGATCACGGCGACTTCGCCACCGCCGGTCTGGTCATTGAAGCGGTACCCGAAGACTTTGACTTGAAAGTCTCATCGCTACAGGCCGTCGAATCGCATTTGGGCGACGATGCCTACCTGGCGACCAACACATCATCGATGTCGGTCAACGGGTTGGCAGAACAGCTGCAACGTCCGCAGCAGTTTTGCGGTCTGCACTTCTTCAACCCGGTGCCAGCGTCGAAACTCGTCGAGGTGATCATCGGTGAACAGACCTCCGACCAGCTCAAAGCCCTGGCAGCACAGTGGGTTGAAGGTATTGGCAAAACTGCGGTGACCATCAACGATGCTCCAGGATTCGCTTCGTCGCGGCTCGGGGTGGCCCTTGGACTGGAAGCCATCCGGATGGTCGAAGAAGGCGTGGCTTCTGCCGAGGACATCGACAACGCGATGACCCTGGGCTATAAGCACCCGATCGGCCCGCTGGCATTGACCGACATTGTCGGGCTGGATGTCCGCTTGGGCGTCGCTGAGTATCTGACCGATAAACTCGGACCTCGCTTCGAGCCTCCACAATTGATGCGCGACATGGTCGAGCGCGGCGAGCTAGGCCGCAAGTCGGGTAAGGGTTTCTACACCTACGACGACTAAAGGGGCACACCTACCTGTTCAGGGCATGGTTTCGGTTGAGACACTGAGACCATGCCCTGAAAGTTTTAGAGCATTTTTCTGGAGAAACGACAAGCTACCCGTCCGCGATACCGCCGCCTGCCAAGATCCCGGTTTCGGTAAGTTGAAGACCGGGATCTTGTGGCTTCAAGGTTGTTTACTTACGAGGTGGGCTCTGATCTTTATCTGACGAAGCTGTCGGCTGCTCTTCGAGAACGACTTTCACTAATTCTTGGGTGGAGGTGACTTCACCGTGTTCAATGCGCTCTCGGATTTCATCAACCTTCTCATCGGGTACCACGGGGACCTCTTCGCCGTCGCAGTCCACGAGTTTGCCATCAATGAAGACGTCACCGTCTTCCAAGTCTTCCAATTGGGTTTTCGTCAGAAATCTGATCGGTTTGGCCGCAAATACCGAGGGGTCTGGGGAGTTACCGATCTTGAGCTCATTGAAGACGATATTGAGAATGACAGCCACAATAGCAGCCGATGAGATACCTGATTCGAAGATGGTTTCTATCCAAGAAGGGAAGCCGCTGTAGAACTCTGGTTGCACCACGGGGATCATGCCGAAGGCTAGCGCCGAGGCAACAATGATGAGATTCATATTGCCTTCGTACTTAACGGTTGATAGGTTCCGAATACCCGAGGCGGCTACTGTGCCAAACAAGACGATGCCTGCACCACCGAGAACCGGCATTGGGATGGCTGCCACGATTTGGCCCAACCACGGGATGAGTCCTAGAGCGACCATGATGCCGCCGCCAGCGGTTACGACCCAGCGCGACTTCACGCCCGATAGAGCGACGAGCCCAACGTTTTGTGCGAAAGCCGATTGCGTGAACGAACCAAAAACCGGTGCGATGGCTGACGAGAGCATATCTGCGCGGAGCCCATCGGCGATACGCCGCGAGTCGACGGGGCTCCCAATGATCTCTCCCACCGCGATAATGTCTGCGGTAGTTTCGGTCTTGATGACCAAGATGACGATCACCATTGAAATAATGGCTGCAAGATCAAAGGTGGGTAGGCCAAACTCGAAGATGAGCGGAAACGAGATCGGCGACCCGGATCCGACCTGGCTGAAATCAGCCTGGCCGAGCAAGGAAGCGATGATCGTCCCGACAAAAAGGCCCAGTAAGATCGACAGCCGGGACAGTGCTGCAACGCCGACCTTCGAGAAAATCATAATAATGACGAAGGTCATCACGGCCAAGCCAATATTCATCGTTGACCCGTAACCTTCAGCTTCTGCGTTGCCACCCATAGCCCAGTTGGCAGCAACGGGGAACAGTGTTAGCCCGATGGCGGTAATAACCGTACCGGTCACGACCGGTGGAAAGAACCGAATAATCTTGGCGAAGAACGGGGCAATCAGAAACCCGATAATGCTGGCAACTATGATCGCGCCGAAGACGTCTGTTAGGGAGCCGTTGCCTGACAGGATGGCAAGCATGGTGGCGACCGCAGCAAATGAGACGCCCTGCACGAGCGGGAGACGAGACCCTAAGAACGGTAGCCCTGCCGACTGCAACACGGTCGCGAGCCCACCGACAAATAAACTCGCGGTCACGAGCGTGGCGATTTGGTCAGCGGAGAGGCCTGCTGCATTTCCGATGATGAGGGGTACCGCGAGGATGCCACCGTACATCGTCAGGATGTGTTGTAAGCCAAAGGCCACCGTCTTGCCGAACGGGAGTTTCTCATTTTCTGGCGCGTTCGGATTGCGGACGTAGTCGGGTTTTAGTAAGCGAGATTTCAAGGCGTCCCTATTCTCTGGGAGTGAGATGAGTTTTCACAGCGTGAAATTGTGGTTTCAAGGAGTATCCATAACAGTAAGCCAGTTCACGTACGGGCTGTCAAGTAGATCTCAGTAATGTTTGACATAGATCACAATGATCCGATGAGGAGATTCACGAAGCGAAAAATAAATTTCACGATCTGAAATCATAAGTAATGATGGCTGGGACATTTGCGACCCCTCTAATGTCAGGCCCCAAGGTATTAATGTCCCAAGCCATGCTGTTATTAGAGTCTGTTGGTGAGCAGATTGGTGCTACTTTAGTTACAACTTAGGGCAATTAGAAAGTGAGGGTCGGGATGACGCAACCCGATTTTGATGTGGTATTTCGAGCCCCCCAGGCTCTGTTCCAAGGACGTATCGCAGCATTAGAAGTTGCAGTGCGTGATGAGAAGATCGAGGTGATTGAGCCGCTGGGTGCTGGTCTGGGCGCTTCCAAAGTCATCGAAGTGCCAGAACAGCAGATCCTCATGCCCGGACTGGTCGATACCCACGTGCACGTCAACGAACCGGGCCGCACAGAGTGGGAAGGGTTCGAAACCGCTACCAAGGCCGCTGCAGCAGGTGGCGTCACGACCCTCATCGACATGCCACTGAACTCCGTACCCTCGACCGTCAATGTTGATGCCCTGCAGCAGAAACAACAGGCCGCACAAGGGCAGCTCTATATTGATACGGGGTTCTGGGGTGGCGCAATTCCCGATAACATCCATGATCTGAAACCGCTGCATGATGCAGGGGTTTTCGGTTTTAAATGTTTCCTCGAGCATTCAGGCGTTGATGAGTTCCCACATCTTGAACCCGAGGAGATGCGGACCCATATGGCAGAGATCGCGACGTTCGACGGTGTGATGATCATCCATGCAGAAGACGCGCATACATTGGAACACACCCGTAGTCGAGGCGTCAGCGGCGGCCCCAAGTACATCGATTTCTTGGCTTCACGACCTCGAGAGGCCGAGAAAGCTGCAATCCGATCCATCATCGAGGGCGTCCGTGACACTGGCGTCCGCGCCCATATTCTGCACCTGTCGGACGCTGACAGTCTAGAACTTATCGCAGGGGCAAAGGCTGAAGGACTACCCCTTACCGTGGAAACGTGTCCGCACTATCTGACGTTGTTGAGCGAAGAAATCGGCGATGGCAAGACTGCTTTCAAATGCGCACCACCCATCCGTGAAGCTGAGAATCGGGATCGACTGTGGCAGGGCCTGCAAGACGGCACGATCGATATCATTGTGTCAGATCACTCGCCGTCGACACTTGAACTCAAAGAGCACGGGGAGGGCAATTTCGACACGGCCTGGGGCGGCATCTCTTCGTTGCAATTAGGCCTGTCGGTCATCTGGACCGAAGCAGTGCAGCGCGGTTTTGAGTTGGCTCAAGTCGTCTCATGGATGGGGTCCACGCCAGCGGAGATCGCGCGCGTACCCTCCAAAGGTCGTATAGCGGTTGGTTACGATGCTGATCTCGTCATCTTTGATCCGAAGGCGACATGGACCGTCGACGCTGGCGCACTGTATCACCGCAACCCAATTACCCCATATGAGGGGCGAGAACTCACTGGAAAAGTGATCTCCACT from Enteractinococcus fodinae includes the following:
- a CDS encoding thiolase family protein, giving the protein MVAEAFLVSGKRTPVGRHSGALSSVRPDDMAALTIKAVLEDTGIDPADVDEVLLGNANGAGEENRNVARMAWLLAGGDQSVPAMTINRLCASGMSAIETASRMVATGDADIVIAGGVESMSRAPWVLEKPTRAFGQPGQMFDSALGWRFVNPRFEHGDLSRNGKMTYSMTETAQEVANVDGITREEADEFAVNSQAKAVAAQEAGCFDAEIVPVEIKDRKGNVTVVSQDEGPRPGTTVESLAKLRPVTGLGDVVTAGNSSSLNDGASAIVVASQAAIDKYNLTPRARIVAGGSAGLAPEVMGLGPVSATEKVLAKAGWSVDDLDAAEINEAFATQSLASIRRLGLNPDIVNTWGGAIALGHPLGSSGARIVITLLSRMEAEQQSRGLATMCIGVGQGSAMLVERV
- a CDS encoding 3-hydroxyacyl-CoA dehydrogenase family protein; the protein is MADTSLPSTVGVLGGGRMGAGIAHAFLTSGSQVVVVERDTESATAARDRILRDVSGSVERGKVDGTVDELAANLSVTTDHGDFATAGLVIEAVPEDFDLKVSSLQAVESHLGDDAYLATNTSSMSVNGLAEQLQRPQQFCGLHFFNPVPASKLVEVIIGEQTSDQLKALAAQWVEGIGKTAVTINDAPGFASSRLGVALGLEAIRMVEEGVASAEDIDNAMTLGYKHPIGPLALTDIVGLDVRLGVAEYLTDKLGPRFEPPQLMRDMVERGELGRKSGKGFYTYDD
- the allB gene encoding allantoinase AllB; its protein translation is MTQPDFDVVFRAPQALFQGRIAALEVAVRDEKIEVIEPLGAGLGASKVIEVPEQQILMPGLVDTHVHVNEPGRTEWEGFETATKAAAAGGVTTLIDMPLNSVPSTVNVDALQQKQQAAQGQLYIDTGFWGGAIPDNIHDLKPLHDAGVFGFKCFLEHSGVDEFPHLEPEEMRTHMAEIATFDGVMIIHAEDAHTLEHTRSRGVSGGPKYIDFLASRPREAEKAAIRSIIEGVRDTGVRAHILHLSDADSLELIAGAKAEGLPLTVETCPHYLTLLSEEIGDGKTAFKCAPPIREAENRDRLWQGLQDGTIDIIVSDHSPSTLELKEHGEGNFDTAWGGISSLQLGLSVIWTEAVQRGFELAQVVSWMGSTPAEIARVPSKGRIAVGYDADLVIFDPKATWTVDAGALYHRNPITPYEGRELTGKVISTWLRGKHVENSEGKGRFIRP
- a CDS encoding nucleobase:cation symporter-2 family protein, with the translated sequence MKSRLLKPDYVRNPNAPENEKLPFGKTVAFGLQHILTMYGGILAVPLIIGNAAGLSADQIATLVTASLFVGGLATVLQSAGLPFLGSRLPLVQGVSFAAVATMLAILSGNGSLTDVFGAIIVASIIGFLIAPFFAKIIRFFPPVVTGTVITAIGLTLFPVAANWAMGGNAEAEGYGSTMNIGLAVMTFVIIMIFSKVGVAALSRLSILLGLFVGTIIASLLGQADFSQVGSGSPISFPLIFEFGLPTFDLAAIISMVIVILVIKTETTADIIAVGEIIGSPVDSRRIADGLRADMLSSAIAPVFGSFTQSAFAQNVGLVALSGVKSRWVVTAGGGIMVALGLIPWLGQIVAAIPMPVLGGAGIVLFGTVAASGIRNLSTVKYEGNMNLIIVASALAFGMIPVVQPEFYSGFPSWIETIFESGISSAAIVAVILNIVFNELKIGNSPDPSVFAAKPIRFLTKTQLEDLEDGDVFIDGKLVDCDGEEVPVVPDEKVDEIRERIEHGEVTSTQELVKVVLEEQPTASSDKDQSPPRK